GCAATGCTAAAAAAATGTCTTTCCTTTCTATGCATGATCTGTCCTTAAGCGACATAAGTTAGGTTAAATAAAACCCCATTGGTATAAAGGTGATTGAGAGTTAATCCTGAGTTCATGGTCTGCCCCAAAGCGCGACCCAGTTCACTTTTCCCCCAATCAGCAAACTCATAGCCAACGCCTATCTGCCAGTGGTCATTGAGCGCTTTTTGCACGCCAGCGCCTAAGGTGTAGGTAAAAGCGGTTTTCGTGTGGTTTGTAAAATTAGGATTGGGCAATGCTTCGAAAATCAACGGTGTATTAGTAAACTCATGAGCACGATTAAACCCAACGCCTACACTTGCGCTCACCCAGGGCATGAACCAATACCCTTTATCAAGCAACAGTTTGCCTTTCACCGCTAGGCGAGTGTTTCGTACTTTATATTGGTAGCTGTAATTATCAAATTGAGGGTCGGCATCATCCCATATCACGCCTTGAAGTTTGGCATTACCGGTAGTGGCGACTGCCAGACCCAATTGCCCCAGCCATTGGGAAGTCAACGATTTTTGTAGGCCTACAAACAGCTCGCCAGAAGCGAGAGCATTCGTGGATTTTCTCGCCGCATACGTCTTTTCAATGTCTGGCGCCAAATAAAAAGTCTGTGTCTCACCACCACGAGCCCAAACCGGGCCTGCGGCTATTGAGCCAACCCAGGTCCAGTCTTTGGAGCCCATAATAGGACCCATGGTGCCCGCAAAGGCTGTACTTCCCAACACACCGGCTGTTGCAACAGAAAGAAATAAACGATACTTCATGAGCACTCCTTGCAAAATAAAAATGCCAATTCTGAATAGAATGAAGACTCTCCTTAATAGGGATCCCCGGGCAACACATTGAATAACATGCTAAATCTACAAAAAAAATTTAAAATAAACAAAGAAATTTGAAAAAAAAATAATTTTTATTTGTTTTTTCCTCAGATAGATTCTATTCTGTAAATTACCTGAATAAGAATTCAACAGTTCGTAGCCTTTAAATACATTGCATTTAGAAATATTTATTTCAGGATAGATATGTGGCTTGGATGCCGTAGAAGAAAATTAATAGTGAGTGGCATAGGAGTCCATATGTTAGAGTTACTAGTTATCAAGGAAATTAACTCTAAGGGAGTTTCAGTTTGTCTTAAACCTCGTTTAGCCGAAGTAATAACCCCTACATTAACCAACGAAATTCGAAATTTACAGAACTCTATAGTAGACAAATATCTCTCTTCTCCCTGGGAAGGGTACTTTTATGTCATTTGGTATTCGCATAGAGGCCATGGTCATTGTGGGAGAGGTTTGGATTTTAATTTTATATTAAGCACTATTTTAAGTGGAAAGGAAGTCGCTTTCGAAACTTATATTAAAAATTTGTTTGATTTATTATTTTTAAATTACATAGGATTAGGTCTTCCTGTTGTTAATTGTTCAATTATAGATAGAGATATCAGAGGGATCTCTCAAGAGTTTTTTTTCTTAAACCAGATAAATTTTATTAAAAATGCGACTCAAACTTCAGTTGAAGACAAAATTTTATCTGTAAATCTACAGGATATTTCAAATCGCCAAGTCTTTCCAAAATTTTTATATGAAAATAATCGCTTCTATAGGTTTTCAAACATCAATTTAAAGGCAATGCGAAGACTAATAGCTAATACAGAAATGCCATCTTTGGATGAAGCTCTAATTGAAAGAATAAAACTTATTTTTGATGAGATAAAAAATGAAACAATTAGTGAAATTTATAACTTAGCTTCCACGAATTTAAAGCTTTTACAGCGGATTGCACAAATGCAAATGAGCCATTTATCAGCGCCTGTAAGTAATGATTTATAGCCTTGTGTGTAAGTAGCGGCAAAGAGTTCGGTGGTGTTCCGATAACACACCACACTTAACCCCAAGTGATGAAAAATTATCTGAAATCCTTCCTAGTCAATCAATTTTGGTGGTTGGCTTCTGTCCCTCTCCTTCGGTAACAGATAATTTGAGGCAATTCGGTCCTTGGTGATGGAACTTTCATTTAATTTTAATTTAATAATTATGTCATATAATAAAATAACCTGCTCTCATTAGAGAAAAACCATAAACCTGGTTGTTATTGATATTATGCCACACGAAGAAGCGACAACAATTAAAAAGACAAAGGCCCAAGTTGACTTTACCACACGTGAAAGTGACGATGGTTTGGGTATTGAGGATGGTACAGAGTTTAGCACCTGGTACCATAATGATGATGCGCAAAGAATAGTATGGGCTTTATATCAAGAGGTTCCTGAAGAAAAAAAAGAACATTTTCTTAAGCCTTATGTTTTTTTTGATACAGGAGGAGCAATTTCTCTAGACCGTTTGATGACTGCAGCTAAAGCCTGGCTACTTAATTCTGACAAACGTTATTTTCCTTTTATCATTAAACCTGAGTTAGGCGGTGCTCATTATATGGCTGGTATTCTTCGCCGGGAAAAGGACTCCGAGGTTACTTTGTTACTCTTTAATCCAATAGGGTATCCTGATGAAGCTGCAAAGGAACGGGCAAGAAAACGTTTCGAGCTATCCAGCATCAACGAAGTTGGTGGAATGAGGTTGATTACATCTCCGCATCAGATCCAAAGTCTTAAGAAAGATGGTAATGAAAAACTCGTTTCATGTGGTCCAATAAGTATTGAATTCATTAAGTATGCCATTAACAATCCCGACTGGATAGATAGAGTTGATGAGACGTTTGAACTGCCGGCATATCTGTTGCAGTATGCATTGGATTCAGAGACTGACTATCAACGTCGCATTGTAGAAGTAAGAAAAGCACATTACCATGCGTTGGGAAAAATACCGGACTCTATGCTTAAAAAAATAGAAAATGCTGGCGCAAAAGTCACTGATTTTCTTCTTACATTTCCAGAGAATTCTGCATCAACTGTTGAAGAGAAGGGTTCTACGTCAACTGTTGAAGTGAAGAGTTCTACAAAAAGTAATCAAGAGATGAAAGGAGATTTAAAGGTTGATGAACGCTATTTTGAGCAGCTATCTTCAGACGATAACACTGAAGAGGATAAAATAGAACCTTCAGAGAATGAAGCACTTGAAGAAGATGAAGCACTTGAAGAAGATGAAGCACTTGAAGAATATGAGGCACTTGAAGAATATAAAGTATTGGAGGATGAACAAGAAGATGAATTGAAATCGCAATTTTTAGTTGAAAGTTTAACCTCAAGTATTAAAGCGGAGTTAATCAATCACAGTACCTCTTCTCCCCAAAATAGAAGCATTGATGTCAGTTCACCTGTCCCCGTTAACCCAAGTCATGTAAGAGATGCCAAAGGTATTGAAACTGTTGAAAATGAAATCGAACGCCTAAGAGCTTTGCGAGGTTTTTTTAGTATAGGGGCTAGCAGTAAAGCAGATAAAATTAAGCAAGCTTTAAACGCTGCCAAATCCTCAATGATTGAGGATGTTCGTAAGGATAAAAAGGTTCGCGATGCTCTTGCTGAACATCGTTTATTTGGCTTTTTTGGCTTGAAGAAGGCCAATGCCCTGAGACATATTGATGAGGCTTTGGAAGCGGAAAAAGATAATAAACTACAGTAACCTTTGCACGATTTAAGTGGTTCTTGCTGTAAGATTAAAGAGGTGCCACTATTTGCTTATACTAAATAGCATTAGCTACTTAATTCAGGACAAGAATGTCATTTTTGCAGCGACTAAAGAAATTTTATAAAGCTTCCTCAGAAAATAAAACTCAAATTCATGTCTTTCTCGGATTTGTTATTATTCCTGTAGTTGGCATGTTATTGTTGTATCTTTACGTGAACATTTTTTGGCTATAGGTGCTTTACAGGTTAATTTGGATACCGCGGATAAAACCGCGGCATTGGCATTAGTAGAAGGTGTTTAGTCTTCGTCTTCCCAGCTTAATGTTCCACCAGCTTGATATTCAATCACTCTGGTTTCAAAGAAATTCTTTTCTTTTTTCAGATCCATCATTTCACTCATCCAGGGGAAGGGATTTTCTGCACCCGGATATTGTTCAGCTAAGCCAATTTGGCTAAGGCGACGATTAGCAATAAAGTGGAGATATTCTTCAAACATCTCGGCATTCATACCCAAAATACCATGGGGCATTGTATCTCTGGCATATTGATATTCCAATTCAACGCCTTCTTTAATGAGCTGAATCATTTCCTCTTTGAATGCAGGAGTCCATAACTGCGGATTTTCAATTTTAATTTGGTTAATGACATCAATGCCAAAATTCATATGCATGGATTCGTCTCGCAATATGTATTGGAATTGCTCAGAAGTGCCTACCATTTTATTACGTCTACCCATGGATAAAATTTGAGTAAATCCGACATAGAAGAAAATACCTTCAAAAACGACATAAAAAGCAATTAGATCGCGTAGCAGGCGTTGATCAGCCTCTAAAGTTCCGGTATGGAAATTAGGATCACCCAAACTTTGCGTGAAAGGTAAGGCCCAGGATGCCTTTTTTGCTACAGAGGGAATTTCCCGATACATGTTAAAGACTGCAGCCTCATCCAGGCCTAAGCTCTCAATAATATATTGATAGGCATGGGTATGTAAGGCTTCCTCAAAGGCTTGACGCAGTAAGTATTGGCGGCATTCCGGATTGGTAATATGACGGTAAACTGCCAGTACTAGGTTATTAGCGACCAGGGAATCAGCGGTTGAAAAGAAGCCTAAATTACGTAAGATAATCAAGCGTTCATCTGCAGTTAATCCGTTGGGATCTTTCCATAAAGCAACATCTGCACTCATATTAATTTCATTTGGCATCCAATGATTAGCACAGGCGGCCAAATATTTATCCCACGCCCATTTATATTTAAAAGGAACCAGCTGATTTAAATCCGCCCGGCAATTAATGATTTGTTTATCATCAACGTGAATACGGCCAGCTCCCATCTCAAGTAATTCCAGACCAGTAGCACCCATTGGTTTGGGTGCTGTTGCAATCGATTCTAGATTTGACATTCAATTCTCCTCTTATTGGCAGGCTTCGCAATCGGGATCCAGAATAGAACAAACTTTAGGTGCTTCTTCTATTTTTACCGCATTGAGTGCCCCATCAGTAATTGTTGACTTTTCAGCATTACTAGCCCCCATACTACGCAGGTAATAGGTGGTTTTTAAACCACGTATCCATGCCAGTTTGTAGAGCTGGTCAAGCTTTTTCCCTGAGGGTTTTGCCATATAAATATTTAATGATTGCGCTTGATCAATCCATTTCTGCCTTCTGGAGGCGGCTTCAACCAACCAGGTGGGGTCAAGTTCAAACGCGGTGGCATAGCGTGCCTTTAATTCATCCGGGATGCGACTGATGGGTTGTACACTACCATTGAAGTACTTTAAATCATTAACCATTACCTCATCCCAAAGATTCAGTGCCTTTAAATCAGCAACCAGGTAGGGATTAATCACTGTGAATTCACCGGACAAGTTTGATTTCACATAGAGGTTTTGATAAGTCGGCTCAATGGATTGTGAAACACCACAGATGTTGGAAATAGTTGCTGTAGGGGCAATTGCCATTACATTGGAATTACGCATACCCTGAGTACGCACTTTAACACGCAAACTTTCCCAGTCAAGTCGTTGTGAACGGTCTTGTTCAAGGTATTTATTGCGAGTCTGTTGCAACAAGTTAATGGAATCAATGGGGAGAATACCTTTGCTCCATAATGATCCTTCATAACTGGAATAATTGCCACGCTCTTTTGCCAACTCACAAGACGCTTCAATGGCAAAATAACTGATTAACTCCATTGAGGTGTCTGCAAAATCAATGGCTTCCTGAGACGCATAATTAATTTTTAACTCATACAATGCATCCTGAAAGCCCATTAAACCTAATCCAATTGGACGATGTTGCAAATTGGAATGGCGTGCTTGAGGCACAGAGTAATAATTAATATCAATCACATTATCCAGCATACGCACGGCAGTAGTAATGGTGCGTCTGAGTTTTTCTCTATCCAGTTCACCATTAATGATATGGGCTGGAAGATTAATACTGCCTAAGTTACAAACAGCAATTTCTTCTTGAGAGGTGTTCAGAGTAATCTCTGTACATAAATTGGAACTATGAATAACGCCAGCATGTTGTTGTGGTGAACGCAAGTTACAGGGATCTTTAAAGGTTAACCAGGGATGCCCTGTTTCAAATAACATGGAAAGCATTTTGCGCCATAATTTAACCGCTGAAAGGATTTTCACATTTCTGATTTCACCACGACGAGCTTTTTCCTCACATCGGACATACAATGTTTCAAATGCCCTGCCATATTCATCATGTAACTCAGGTACTTCATCTGGAGAAAATAAAGTCCATTCTCCCTCTTCATGCACGCGTTTCATAAATAAATCAGGAATCCAAAGCGCTGTATTCATGTCATGCGTACGACGTCTGTCATCACCTGTATTTTTGCGTAATTCAAGAAACTCTTCGACGTCGCGATGCCAGCATTCCAAATAAGCACAGACAGCCCCCTTACGCTTTCCTCCCTGATTGACTGCAACGGCTGTTGCATCAGCAACATTCAAAAAAGGAACAACACCTTGTGATTTGCCATTGGTCCCCTTAATATGTGCTCCCATGGCTCTAACAGGTGTCCAATCGTTACCAAGACCTCCTGCAAATTTTGAAAGCAAGGCATTATCTTTAATCGCACTGTAAATACCATCTAAATCATCCGGTACGGTTGTTAAATAACAACTTGATAATTGCGGTCTTACGGTACCTGAATTAAAAAGGGTAGGGGTAGATGACATATAATCAAAGGAAGATAACAGTAAATAAAACTCGATGGCTTTTTCAGTCTTGTATTCTTCACGAATGGCCAGTCCCATTGCAACGCGCATGAAAAATGCCTGGGGCAATTCGTAGCGAACGCCATTCTCATGAAGGAAATAGCGGTCATAAAGTGTTTGCAAGCTTAAATAAGTAAATTGCATGTCACGTTGAGGTAGTAACGCTTTGCCCAGTGCGTCTAAATCAAATTCACTCAGCCGATGATCCAGAAGGCCCTGATTAATTCCCTGGGCAATATAGGCTTTGAAATAAATTGGATAAAGTGCTGTCATTTCATCAAACGTAGCTTCAGCTTGCATTTCCAATTTATTAAGCGCTTCTGTTCTTAAACTATCCAATAATAAGCGAGCACTAACATAGGTATAATTAGGCTCTCTCTCTACCAGGGTACGAGCAGCCATAATCAATGCTTTATGCACATCTTCCAGTTTGGCTTGATTATAAAGATTTCGCAAAGCATCTTTAATAACAGGTTCAGCTTTGACATTTTCCAGTTCTCGACAGGCTTCTTCGACAATGGTCGTCACGCGCGCCAGATCTAAAGGCTTGAGTTCGCCATTTGGCATGGTAATTAATGGGACTTTAGCATCACGTGCCTGCTCTTTTAAGGCAACTTCACGAGCTCTACGATGTTCTTCGCGATAAAGGACATAGGCACGAGCAACTTCATAGTGGCTGCTTCTCATTAATGCAAGCTCAACCTGATCCTGAATGTCTTCAATGTGAACTGCTCCACCACTCGGTAAACGGCGTTTAAAGGCTTGAGTAACCTGTTGTGTTATCTCATTAACCTGCTGATGAATGCGATTAGAGGCAGCAGCGTTACTACCCTCAACAGCAATAAATGCCTTGGTGATGGCAACTTTAATTTTATTATCGTCATATTGAACGACTTTACCGTTGCGTTTAATGGTTTTTAATAAACCTGGAGCATTGGCAGTCAATTCCAATTGACTTATTTGCGGCACATCTTTTACCGGCTCAAGAATTTCAGACATGTTTTCTCCACGGAAGGTGTTGTGTAGTAGACCTTGTCAGTTTCTAATCCTTGAAACTAACGGAGTCCCTTATTAAAAATATAGAATAATTTATCCTAAAGCACAACCCTAAAAACACAATATCTGGTTGTTTTATAAAGCGCAGTAAACTATATATTGTGTTTTTCAAAAAAGGTCAAGAGAATAAAGTGGGTATAAGCTGTGGATAAAATGTTAATGTTTAAATTTCAGCCAAAGAGCTGTTTTCTCTTCAATCAAAATGAATATAGTAAGCTAAAATTATATAACTATTAACACTCATGAGCGACCAAATATTAACTCATGTAAGAAGGGGTTAATGTATCATTTTTGTCGAACTGTTTTACTTGTTGTTTTATGGTTTTCCTTATTAGCTGCTTTTTATTCCTTTTTTTCCTATCTCTGTTATGCAGGGCTTTGCGGTGGAGCAGTCGCAGAAGAGATAAGTCGTAATCCGCTGTACGTTAAAATTTTGGGTTATTACACTTGGTTATATCCTCTAATTGTTTTTGGAGCTTTGTATTTATCAAGACGCAGGCGACAGGCGGAAGATGCTGTTGGTTCATTAACTATCCTGCTTGTTCCTTTAATAAGTCTTCTCCCACTAATTTATATATATTTCCAGGTGGAAAAAATAAGTAACAACTATGCAAAGCAGCAGGATGCTTACTATACTGCCCACCCGACTGATTTTGTTTGTGCTCCAGGAAAATTTATTCGACGGGATAATTCACATTTTTATTATTTTTCAGGTATCGCAGGTTCCTGGTCAGTGACTTATTTTGATAACTATGAAGAAATGGTGACTTTCCTGGAGAATAATGAGCTCAATATTCTACACTGCAAAAATCAGAAAGGAATTTCACTTTATTCTCTAGGCAAATCATATTTTATCTAAATTATAACCAACAAGGCGTCATCCTTTGCAAATCAAAGGATGCAATTCAGATTAAAGCTCTACTTGCCTGATGCTCTAAGCAGACATAAAGGTAAGAAAATAACCGATGGAAATTATTACCTGCTCTTTGGCAAAAAAATTGCTTTTAAAAGCAAATAAAACGAATAAAAATGGCTATGGTCTCCTCTCCTTCGTTACATCGCATTGTGATTCCAGGGTTACTGGGAAATGTACTTGAATGGTATGATTTTGCTCTATATGGCTATTTTGCATCTACATTGACCCCTTTGTTTTTTCCTGCTCAAAATAAAACGCTTGCATTAATTCTAACATTTACTGTTTTTGCGATAGGTTTCCTAATGCGACCATTGGGAGCTATTGTATTTGGTTATATAGGGGATCGTTTGGGGCGAAAGCATGCGTTGTCTTACGCCATCCTATTGATGGCTATCCCAACCACTCTGATTGGATTATTACCTGATTATTCACAAATTGGTATTATTGCTCCAAGTTTGCTTATTGTTTGTCGATTGTTGCAAGGATTAGCTGTAGGTGGAGAGTTTACGGGTTCAATGGTTTATTTGCTGGAACATACACCCACCGCAAAGCAAGGTTTTTATGGTTCATTAGCGATGGCGTCCGCTTTTGGCGGGTTATTATTAGGTTCGGCAGCAGCCACAATTGTAGAATTATTTGCGGTAGCCTGGGCTTGGCGTATTCCTTTTTTGCTGAGCATTACTTTAGGGGCCCTGGGTTTATATCTTCGTTTGCATATGCCTGAGTCCCCTGTTTTTGAAACGCTTAAAAAAAAGCACCCCTTAACAGTAAATCCATTAAAGGAGGTAGTGAGCAAGCATTTTTCATTAATGTTAAAAGCGATGGCCTTGGTTATTTTACCCTCAACGGGCTTTTATCTGTCATTCTTATATTTAACAACCTATCTTAATCATTTTCTTGCTGTTGCTTTACCTCATGCCATGCTTATTAACACGCTTACCTTATTTTTACTTATGCTGGCTTGCCCGGCAGTGGGAGTGTTAGCTGATAAAATTGGTAAGTGGCGAATTTTAATAACAGGTGCAGCATTTTTTATTTTCTTGTCAATTCCCTTATACCTTCTTTTGCAAGAAAAAAGCCTTATGGCTATTTTTATTTGTCAAATAGCATTTGCCTGCATGGTGGCTTTGAGCTATTCACCTATTCCAGCTGTATTACTGGAATTATTCCCCGTTGCTTTTCGTTATACCGGTTTATCACTCTCTTATAATTTGGCCAATGCATTATTTGGTGGTACAAGTGCTGCTGTTGCAACATCATTAATTCATGTCACAGGAATTTTGTTCATGCCTGCCGTCTATCTTATTTTTATTGCTACAGTTACTTTTGTAACATTATTAAAATTTAAACAGTTATCCGCGGTGAGCGTTCACTAGTTATCCGTCATATAATTCGAATGGCGGGGTTTGACTATAATAGCGTCACTTACATTCGAAAAGCCATGCACTTCTAATTGAAAGGAGGGAAGTTGAGCCTTTAATTGACTTGAACTCCCTCCATCCAAATTCAGTGCATTCTGGCAATTTAATGGCGGAGCTTTCATCAACTGAGCTAATTCAGTTGTTGAGAGAGGGAGATTGTCAGTCACCAGAATAATAATGCGACCATCATGGGTAATTCCTAATGCTGAGCGTTCTGCTCTACCAGGTTTTAGTGGTGGAATGCGACTGTTAATTAGTAATCTTGGCCCACTCTGAATTGCAAAATCAACTGAATTATTAGAACGAAATTGATAAACATTCGTTAAATAGGCCTTTTGATTTTTAATAAAAAAGATGCCCCACCAACTGATGTTCTTAAGAGGGGATGTTTGACGCTTATTGTCAATTCTCAATCCCAATGGCTTATAATCATTATCAAAAAAGCCGCCATTAATAGTAATTAGAGCGTTGGTGTGTTGTGCGTACTCATTCACTGAGGCATGTTCTCGTGATAAATCAGCAGCAGTAACTACTGAGAGGCGGTTTTCTTTTAAATTGATACGAAAGGCATGAATATGTGACCAGGGTGTTAAAAGATTACCATCAAGATCTTGATATTCAATACCTGGCGCCAATTTGCGCCATCCTTCAGCATTTAAATCCTGACTGGCAAAAACAAATAAGATGAACAGGGAAATGAATTGAAAGGTTCGAGTTAGCCATTTTGCTGAAGTAATGGTTTGCCTGGACATATTAATCTTGTATCCTTGTTAACAACTTTTTATAGCGGCGGAACCACCATGCGAACATTACCGGAAAATAGCAATAGAGTATCAGGTAAGTCAACCAGCAATTTGTCAGAATTAATGCACGAAGTGCTTGACAGAGCCAAAGCTCATGGCGCTACTGACGCCATGGTATCGGTGAATCACGACAGTGGATTCTCAGTTGATGTACGCATGGGTGAAGTAGAAACAGTTGCCTTTAATGAGGATAAGGGAATAAGTCTTATTGTGTATATAGGAAAGCGCAAAGGGGCTGCCAGTAGTACCGATACGTCTGCTCAAGCATTAGACTCTTTAGTCACGGCTGCGTGTGAAATTGCAAAAGTAAGTGCGGAAGATCCTTGCTTTGGATTAGCTGATCGTGAATTGATGACCACTGAATTTCCTGATTTGGACTTATATCATCCCTGGACAATTACCCCTTCTGAAGCAATTGAAATGGCCTTGGCATGTGAAAATAAGGCGCTTTCTCTGGATAAACGCATTCGCAACTCTGATGGTGTTAATTTATCGACGCATGCCTTTTGTCATGGATTTGCAAATACTCAGGGAGGGGAAGGCATTATTCGCAGTACTCGTCATGGTGTTAGCTGTTCTTTGATTGCTAAAGAAGCAGAAGCGATGCAACGGGATTATGAGTACACTACAGCAAGATATGCT
This region of Legionella clemsonensis genomic DNA includes:
- a CDS encoding outer membrane protein, translating into MKYRLFLSVATAGVLGSTAFAGTMGPIMGSKDWTWVGSIAAGPVWARGGETQTFYLAPDIEKTYAARKSTNALASGELFVGLQKSLTSQWLGQLGLAVATTGNAKLQGVIWDDADPQFDNYSYQYKVRNTRLAVKGKLLLDKGYWFMPWVSASVGVGFNRAHEFTNTPLIFEALPNPNFTNHTKTAFTYTLGAGVQKALNDHWQIGVGYEFADWGKSELGRALGQTMNSGLTLNHLYTNGVLFNLTYVA
- a CDS encoding ribonucleotide-diphosphate reductase subunit beta; this encodes MSNLESIATAPKPMGATGLELLEMGAGRIHVDDKQIINCRADLNQLVPFKYKWAWDKYLAACANHWMPNEINMSADVALWKDPNGLTADERLIILRNLGFFSTADSLVANNLVLAVYRHITNPECRQYLLRQAFEEALHTHAYQYIIESLGLDEAAVFNMYREIPSVAKKASWALPFTQSLGDPNFHTGTLEADQRLLRDLIAFYVVFEGIFFYVGFTQILSMGRRNKMVGTSEQFQYILRDESMHMNFGIDVINQIKIENPQLWTPAFKEEMIQLIKEGVELEYQYARDTMPHGILGMNAEMFEEYLHFIANRRLSQIGLAEQYPGAENPFPWMSEMMDLKKEKNFFETRVIEYQAGGTLSWEDED
- a CDS encoding ribonucleoside-diphosphate reductase subunit alpha yields the protein MSEILEPVKDVPQISQLELTANAPGLLKTIKRNGKVVQYDDNKIKVAITKAFIAVEGSNAAASNRIHQQVNEITQQVTQAFKRRLPSGGAVHIEDIQDQVELALMRSSHYEVARAYVLYREEHRRAREVALKEQARDAKVPLITMPNGELKPLDLARVTTIVEEACRELENVKAEPVIKDALRNLYNQAKLEDVHKALIMAARTLVEREPNYTYVSARLLLDSLRTEALNKLEMQAEATFDEMTALYPIYFKAYIAQGINQGLLDHRLSEFDLDALGKALLPQRDMQFTYLSLQTLYDRYFLHENGVRYELPQAFFMRVAMGLAIREEYKTEKAIEFYLLLSSFDYMSSTPTLFNSGTVRPQLSSCYLTTVPDDLDGIYSAIKDNALLSKFAGGLGNDWTPVRAMGAHIKGTNGKSQGVVPFLNVADATAVAVNQGGKRKGAVCAYLECWHRDVEEFLELRKNTGDDRRRTHDMNTALWIPDLFMKRVHEEGEWTLFSPDEVPELHDEYGRAFETLYVRCEEKARRGEIRNVKILSAVKLWRKMLSMLFETGHPWLTFKDPCNLRSPQQHAGVIHSSNLCTEITLNTSQEEIAVCNLGSINLPAHIINGELDREKLRRTITTAVRMLDNVIDINYYSVPQARHSNLQHRPIGLGLMGFQDALYELKINYASQEAIDFADTSMELISYFAIEASCELAKERGNYSSYEGSLWSKGILPIDSINLLQQTRNKYLEQDRSQRLDWESLRVKVRTQGMRNSNVMAIAPTATISNICGVSQSIEPTYQNLYVKSNLSGEFTVINPYLVADLKALNLWDEVMVNDLKYFNGSVQPISRIPDELKARYATAFELDPTWLVEAASRRQKWIDQAQSLNIYMAKPSGKKLDQLYKLAWIRGLKTTYYLRSMGASNAEKSTITDGALNAVKIEEAPKVCSILDPDCEACQ
- a CDS encoding MFS transporter: MAMVSSPSLHRIVIPGLLGNVLEWYDFALYGYFASTLTPLFFPAQNKTLALILTFTVFAIGFLMRPLGAIVFGYIGDRLGRKHALSYAILLMAIPTTLIGLLPDYSQIGIIAPSLLIVCRLLQGLAVGGEFTGSMVYLLEHTPTAKQGFYGSLAMASAFGGLLLGSAAATIVELFAVAWAWRIPFLLSITLGALGLYLRLHMPESPVFETLKKKHPLTVNPLKEVVSKHFSLMLKAMALVILPSTGFYLSFLYLTTYLNHFLAVALPHAMLINTLTLFLLMLACPAVGVLADKIGKWRILITGAAFFIFLSIPLYLLLQEKSLMAIFICQIAFACMVALSYSPIPAVLLELFPVAFRYTGLSLSYNLANALFGGTSAAVATSLIHVTGILFMPAVYLIFIATVTFVTLLKFKQLSAVSVH
- a CDS encoding phosphodiester glycosidase family protein, translated to MSRQTITSAKWLTRTFQFISLFILFVFASQDLNAEGWRKLAPGIEYQDLDGNLLTPWSHIHAFRINLKENRLSVVTAADLSREHASVNEYAQHTNALITINGGFFDNDYKPLGLRIDNKRQTSPLKNISWWGIFFIKNQKAYLTNVYQFRSNNSVDFAIQSGPRLLINSRIPPLKPGRAERSALGITHDGRIIILVTDNLPLSTTELAQLMKAPPLNCQNALNLDGGSSSQLKAQLPSFQLEVHGFSNVSDAIIVKPRHSNYMTDN